A part of Haladaptatus caseinilyticus genomic DNA contains:
- a CDS encoding GNAT family N-acetyltransferase, giving the protein MDVTTRHADAEDGTALLDLWHGFTDHLSEYDDRYRHKENADERWLTYFENQLVDSKYGTVVVAESDGELVGVVEARIMGNHPIFRLEDHGYVNGLYVIEPYRNEGVARSMLEAAVEWFRASPRHVNFYRINAIEGDETAQETYEALGFTPVEHVYEKQLE; this is encoded by the coding sequence ATGGATGTAACAACCAGACATGCAGATGCTGAAGATGGTACTGCACTTCTTGACCTCTGGCACGGCTTTACCGACCATCTCTCAGAATACGATGATCGATATCGTCACAAGGAGAACGCAGACGAACGATGGCTCACCTATTTCGAGAATCAGTTAGTCGATTCGAAATACGGAACCGTCGTAGTTGCAGAATCTGACGGTGAGCTTGTTGGTGTCGTCGAAGCCAGGATCATGGGCAACCACCCCATCTTCCGTCTCGAAGATCATGGCTATGTTAACGGTCTCTATGTAATCGAACCTTATCGCAATGAGGGGGTTGCAAGATCAATGCTCGAGGCTGCGGTGGAGTGGTTTCGTGCCTCGCCTCGGCATGTGAACTTCTATCGGATCAATGCGATAGAGGGTGATGAGACAGCACAAGAAACGTACGAGGCGCTTGGGTTCACGCCCGTCGAACACGTCTATGAAAAGCAACTGGAGTAA
- a CDS encoding 2Fe-2S iron-sulfur cluster-binding protein — translation MKEKHEVEFINEETTIEVSENQSILEAAEESGLDLPYQCRMGVCGVCSGLVIQGEVDQTEAMFLSDSEQDEGYVLTCVAKPRSDVKIKTNTGP, via the coding sequence ATGAAAGAGAAACATGAAGTAGAATTCATTAACGAAGAGACCACCATCGAGGTTTCCGAGAACCAATCAATTCTGGAGGCCGCAGAGGAATCTGGTCTCGATCTTCCCTATCAGTGCCGCATGGGCGTTTGTGGTGTCTGTTCTGGGCTCGTCATTCAAGGCGAAGTTGATCAGACTGAAGCAATGTTTCTCTCTGATTCGGAGCAAGATGAAGGATATGTGCTTACCTGCGTCGCTAAACCGCGTTCCGATGTGAAAATAAAGACGAATACCGGCCCATAG
- a CDS encoding acyl-CoA synthetase, whose amino-acid sequence MQAKIPQSYLPSEAEHPDLIHAVPEVHYPETVNAATELVDRHVTEGRGDNVAIHFESEKITYSELQEQVNRLGNALLELGVEPGDRVVVRFTNRPEAIVSCLATQKIGAVPLPSMKLLRAKELTYIINDAKAIAAVVYDDLLDEIEAAHDNLETLEEIIVAERNGIGHDFHSYNDLINDASPELSGHETHRGDPALMLYTSGTTGKSKGTYHTHRQLLATADTYARYCIEPTEDDVFGGNPPLPFAYGYGDLVTFPLRFGASTSLVENANPQTLLEAIENHGITVFCSIPTAYNQILSKHPNGPKEYDISSLRLGVSAGEPLTPQTFEQIKQEYGIEILDGIGTTEMLHIFVSHRHTDEIDPTATGFPVPGYECKIVDPDTGEDLPHGTPGLLAVRGPTGMTYWNRPDKQTEVVDDGWSLPGDIFVQREDGRFEYKSRYDDLIISSGYNIPGPEVEAILEEHESVSEVAVIGSPHEQRGQIVKAVIVPNDEISADNDLIVELQNSVKKTLAPYKYPREIEFVDKLPRTETGKIQRIKLREQEQDHAENPA is encoded by the coding sequence ATGCAAGCCAAAATTCCACAGTCATATCTCCCGAGTGAAGCGGAGCATCCTGACCTGATACACGCAGTACCGGAGGTTCACTACCCTGAGACGGTCAACGCTGCAACTGAACTCGTCGATCGACATGTAACCGAGGGACGTGGAGATAACGTCGCAATTCACTTTGAGAGCGAGAAAATCACATACAGTGAGCTCCAAGAGCAAGTTAACCGATTAGGAAATGCGCTCTTAGAACTAGGAGTTGAGCCAGGTGATAGAGTCGTTGTTCGATTTACGAACCGACCAGAAGCGATCGTCTCCTGCCTTGCGACTCAAAAAATTGGCGCTGTACCACTCCCATCGATGAAATTGTTGCGAGCAAAAGAGCTCACCTATATCATCAACGATGCGAAAGCAATCGCAGCCGTTGTCTACGATGACCTCTTGGATGAGATAGAGGCGGCTCACGATAATCTCGAGACGCTTGAGGAGATTATTGTCGCCGAACGCAATGGTATCGGCCATGACTTTCACAGTTATAATGACTTGATCAACGACGCTTCCCCTGAACTCAGTGGACACGAGACACACCGGGGAGATCCTGCGCTCATGTTATACACCAGTGGAACGACGGGAAAATCAAAAGGGACGTACCATACCCATCGACAACTATTGGCGACCGCCGACACTTATGCCCGGTATTGTATTGAACCAACGGAGGACGACGTTTTCGGTGGTAATCCACCGCTTCCGTTTGCCTACGGGTATGGAGATCTAGTGACGTTCCCGTTACGGTTCGGTGCGAGTACGAGTCTTGTCGAGAATGCCAACCCCCAAACACTGCTTGAAGCCATCGAAAACCACGGCATCACCGTATTCTGTTCAATTCCAACAGCGTACAATCAGATTTTATCGAAGCATCCAAATGGACCTAAAGAGTACGATATCTCTTCTCTCAGACTGGGTGTAAGCGCCGGTGAGCCGCTCACACCGCAGACATTCGAACAAATAAAGCAAGAGTATGGAATCGAAATTCTCGATGGCATTGGTACTACTGAGATGCTGCACATCTTTGTCAGTCACCGCCACACTGACGAAATTGATCCGACTGCTACTGGATTCCCAGTACCAGGATATGAGTGCAAGATTGTCGATCCGGATACGGGTGAAGATCTTCCCCACGGAACACCAGGGTTACTTGCTGTACGTGGGCCAACCGGTATGACATATTGGAATCGGCCAGACAAGCAGACAGAAGTTGTTGATGATGGATGGAGTCTTCCAGGGGATATCTTCGTTCAACGTGAGGATGGCCGTTTTGAGTATAAATCCCGCTATGATGACCTGATTATCTCTAGCGGATACAATATCCCTGGCCCCGAAGTTGAGGCAATTCTTGAAGAACATGAATCAGTGAGTGAAGTTGCCGTGATTGGTAGCCCACATGAACAGCGGGGACAGATCGTTAAAGCAGTCATCGTGCCAAACGATGAGATAAGCGCGGATAACGACCTTATAGTCGAATTGCAAAATTCGGTCAAGAAAACGCTAGCGCCGTACAAGTATCCCCGCGAAATCGAATTCGTTGATAAACTCCCCAGAACTGAGACAGGAAAGATACAACGAATAAAGCTCCGGGAACAGGAACAAGATCATGCTGAAAACCCAGCCTGA
- a CDS encoding acyl-CoA thioesterase: MQTIVDKPVQFGELAGPLVHGATFFDWQLISTQKIAAAFDYSFEQILAADGIPYAPVIVDTSVDRYPTIGETVSVETTPQTVGDSSIELLYEMIDGNGERLATAQMTHVTISPTGTALALPKRARSDFIKACDDRDATVGVHTKTSSGEQLPSFSTSFEIRSPHIEGAELAYFEEYPRFADISLEEFLGEQGTSQNELRGEKQPYLLRNWSWEFLSPVYFESTLSVSSDVLEVNQETIRIAHEFTSGGQTNIKGITEYGCYDQSGQPVLFDTPMLAPFGE; encoded by the coding sequence ATGCAAACTATCGTTGATAAGCCAGTGCAATTCGGCGAACTTGCAGGACCGCTTGTCCATGGCGCAACGTTTTTTGACTGGCAGCTGATCTCGACACAGAAGATTGCAGCGGCATTCGATTATTCGTTTGAACAAATCCTTGCTGCTGATGGAATTCCATACGCACCAGTGATTGTCGATACGTCAGTTGACCGTTATCCCACGATCGGTGAAACAGTATCCGTTGAAACGACACCACAAACCGTAGGCGACTCAAGTATTGAATTGTTGTATGAGATGATAGACGGTAATGGTGAGCGGTTGGCAACGGCCCAAATGACCCACGTCACGATTTCACCAACCGGAACTGCGTTGGCATTACCTAAAAGGGCGCGTTCGGATTTCATCAAGGCTTGTGATGATCGCGATGCCACAGTTGGTGTTCATACAAAGACTTCTAGCGGCGAACAACTGCCTTCGTTTTCGACGTCATTCGAGATCCGTAGTCCCCATATTGAGGGAGCGGAGTTAGCATATTTCGAAGAATATCCCCGGTTTGCGGATATCTCGCTTGAAGAGTTCCTCGGCGAACAGGGAACAAGCCAGAACGAATTGCGAGGCGAAAAACAACCGTATCTCCTTCGCAATTGGAGCTGGGAATTTTTATCGCCTGTGTATTTCGAGTCGACATTATCCGTCTCGTCTGATGTCCTCGAAGTTAATCAGGAAACGATTCGAATCGCACACGAGTTTACGAGCGGGGGTCAGACGAATATCAAAGGTATTACCGAATATGGGTGTTACGATCAGTCAGGACAACCCGTCTTGTTTGATACGCCAATGCTCGCGCCATTTGGGGAGTGA
- a CDS encoding 3-hydroxyacyl-CoA dehydrogenase family protein, which yields MRMTVLGAGTMGHGIAQVSAMAGHEVVLRDLDEELVSEGIDAIRANLEGGVERDKVTREEMRSTLDRIASKTDLQSAIEGADLVIEAVPEDLSLKKNVLSNSEGFLDEEAILATNTSSISVTELASALERSSRFVGLHFFNPVHVMALVEVIIAERTSDKTHTFVTDYVASLEKTPVTVQDSPGFASSRLGVALGVEAIRMVEEGVASPQDIDTAMELGYNHPMGPLELTDVVGLDVRLDILEYLREELGERFKPPQLLKRKVRAGKTGKKSGEGFYVWKNGDRIAMSDEWHFQ from the coding sequence ATGCGAATGACAGTACTAGGCGCAGGTACAATGGGTCATGGCATCGCACAAGTCAGTGCAATGGCTGGGCACGAAGTAGTCCTGCGGGATCTCGACGAGGAGTTAGTCTCAGAGGGAATCGATGCCATCCGGGCAAACCTAGAGGGGGGTGTCGAACGGGACAAAGTAACCAGAGAGGAAATGAGATCGACGCTCGACCGCATTGCCAGCAAAACAGATCTGCAGTCAGCAATCGAGGGTGCCGATCTCGTGATTGAGGCGGTACCAGAGGACCTCTCTCTAAAAAAGAACGTATTGTCAAATTCCGAGGGATTTCTCGACGAGGAAGCAATACTCGCGACAAACACCTCATCGATTTCTGTGACTGAGCTGGCTAGCGCACTCGAACGGTCTAGCCGGTTCGTCGGGTTACACTTCTTCAATCCGGTGCACGTCATGGCGCTTGTCGAAGTTATCATCGCCGAACGAACAAGCGACAAGACCCATACGTTCGTAACGGACTATGTTGCTAGTCTCGAGAAAACACCGGTCACTGTGCAAGACTCGCCAGGATTCGCCTCATCCCGACTTGGAGTTGCTCTCGGTGTTGAGGCGATTCGAATGGTCGAAGAAGGAGTGGCATCACCGCAAGATATCGACACTGCAATGGAACTTGGATACAATCATCCGATGGGACCACTTGAGCTGACGGATGTCGTAGGGTTGGACGTGCGCCTCGATATTCTCGAATATCTTCGGGAGGAACTTGGAGAGCGGTTTAAGCCACCGCAATTGCTTAAACGGAAGGTGCGGGCTGGCAAGACCGGGAAAAAGTCCGGCGAGGGATTTTACGTTTGGAAAAATGGCGACCGTATCGCGATGAGCGACGAATGGCACTTCCAATGA
- a CDS encoding Clp protease/crotonase-like domain-containing protein yields the protein MNSLAVSIAEKSPVALEVAKESIRVASRMGIDVGIDNEVELFIRLFTTVGKDKGIDAFFEGFDTQWKRR from the coding sequence GTGAACAGTCTCGCCGTGTCGATCGCGGAAAAGAGTCCTGTTGCACTGGAAGTTGCTAAAGAAAGTATTCGTGTGGCCTCGCGAATGGGAATCGATGTGGGTATTGATAATGAGGTAGAACTGTTTATCCGACTGTTTACCACTGTTGGTAAAGACAAGGGTATCGACGCCTTTTTCGAGGGATTTGATACACAGTGGAAGAGGAGGTAG
- a CDS encoding enoyl-CoA hydratase/isomerase family protein, whose product MSTMQFETLTVEISDGIATVALCNEPVNTISQHVRHELADILEILREERVRVVVFHGAEDVFSVGADIGLFEEAQNWTTQEFRTNSRILGRVFEGLTQLEKPVIAAIDGTCVGGGLELALACDVRITAPDATFGFPEHNIGLIPGLGGCSRFVQLVGPGKAKDFIFTGKLFDGERACELGVVERIADDPMDAAEDYARDLLQQPPQALGLAKRVIDSNTNQNPQTASLLESLAQSTLLQTQDHEEGIKAFREKRDPKFTGK is encoded by the coding sequence ATGAGCACTATGCAGTTTGAAACGCTTACTGTCGAGATATCCGATGGCATTGCAACGGTGGCGTTATGCAACGAGCCTGTGAATACTATCAGCCAACATGTTCGTCATGAACTCGCAGACATCCTCGAGATACTCCGCGAAGAGCGAGTACGAGTCGTCGTCTTCCATGGCGCTGAAGATGTCTTTTCTGTGGGTGCTGATATCGGACTCTTCGAAGAAGCCCAAAACTGGACAACACAGGAATTTCGGACAAACTCTCGCATCCTTGGCCGCGTATTTGAGGGTCTTACCCAACTCGAAAAACCAGTTATTGCAGCCATCGATGGCACTTGCGTTGGTGGGGGACTCGAGCTTGCATTAGCCTGTGATGTGCGAATTACAGCACCCGATGCAACCTTTGGATTTCCCGAACACAATATTGGTCTGATCCCTGGACTCGGTGGCTGTTCTCGCTTTGTACAATTAGTTGGCCCTGGTAAGGCAAAAGATTTCATCTTTACCGGAAAATTGTTTGATGGCGAACGTGCCTGTGAGTTAGGAGTCGTTGAACGGATTGCAGATGATCCGATGGATGCAGCCGAGGACTATGCACGGGACCTTCTTCAGCAACCCCCACAGGCCCTCGGTTTAGCAAAGCGCGTGATTGATTCGAATACGAATCAGAACCCACAAACAGCAAGCTTGCTCGAATCGCTTGCCCAGAGCACGCTTTTGCAAACCCAGGATCATGAAGAAGGAATCAAAGCGTTTCGAGAGAAGCGAGATCCCAAATTTACGGGAAAATAG
- a CDS encoding GPR1/FUN34/YaaH family transporter: MTQSKSVNPGIFPLLLFGYSLAVLGAELLIAHEAAGALVFAIFIAAIGESIGGLWEISQGKTYLGSVVTTFGIWLFGLFMLETVGQVLGLVTSQALATYFLVLLVPIILLGYPAFKNQLGWQIQGAFVFLFLLVLFAGVNFIITSSVLNLAAGTSAWLAAICIWLLAAEDIFAIDIGSDIETTSAEIGETQHLE; encoded by the coding sequence ATGACACAAAGTAAGTCCGTCAATCCTGGAATCTTTCCCCTACTACTATTCGGATATTCGCTTGCCGTATTAGGGGCAGAGCTACTCATCGCGCATGAAGCAGCAGGCGCATTAGTATTCGCCATCTTCATTGCAGCAATTGGAGAAAGTATCGGTGGATTATGGGAAATTTCACAGGGCAAAACCTATCTCGGGTCAGTTGTCACGACATTTGGCATCTGGTTATTCGGCTTATTCATGCTCGAGACGGTCGGTCAAGTCTTGGGGTTAGTAACATCACAAGCATTGGCGACCTATTTTCTGGTTCTGCTCGTTCCAATTATTCTCTTAGGCTATCCAGCCTTCAAAAATCAATTAGGATGGCAGATCCAAGGTGCATTCGTATTCTTGTTTCTGCTCGTGTTATTCGCTGGTGTAAACTTCATTATCACGAGCTCAGTACTCAATCTTGCAGCCGGCACGTCTGCATGGTTAGCGGCAATTTGCATCTGGTTGCTTGCCGCAGAAGATATCTTTGCCATTGATATTGGATCAGATATCGAAACAACATCCGCAGAAATAGGTGAGACACAGCATCTTGAGTGA
- a CDS encoding gamma carbonic anhydrase family protein: MQESIFGVKPIVAESAFVSKMAYLIGDVTVGERSSLWPFVCLRGGERSNPTIVGEECNVQEFTMLHGASIGDQVSIGHNAVVDYATVEDHTLIGMQSTVLADATIESNCLVAAGSVVLQGQTVPEGHLAYGAPAQTRPLTDDQRNEISRVHQHYVDLGQEYKDTERYE; the protein is encoded by the coding sequence ATGCAAGAATCAATCTTTGGTGTGAAACCAATCGTAGCAGAATCTGCATTTGTTTCAAAGATGGCTTACCTGATTGGTGATGTAACTGTGGGTGAACGATCCAGCCTGTGGCCGTTTGTATGTTTGCGCGGCGGTGAACGAAGCAATCCGACAATAGTCGGCGAGGAATGTAACGTACAGGAGTTTACGATGCTTCATGGAGCGTCGATTGGAGATCAAGTCTCGATCGGGCATAATGCCGTTGTAGATTATGCAACCGTTGAAGATCATACACTCATTGGAATGCAAAGTACAGTTCTCGCCGATGCAACCATTGAGTCGAATTGTTTAGTTGCAGCAGGTAGTGTCGTTCTACAAGGTCAAACGGTTCCAGAAGGGCATTTAGCATATGGAGCGCCCGCTCAAACACGACCGCTGACTGATGATCAGCGAAATGAGATCTCACGGGTCCACCAACACTATGTCGATCTTGGACAGGAATATAAAGACACAGAAAGATATGAATGA
- a CDS encoding MBL fold metallo-hydrolase, producing MNIDAVQLSNTEFEGKNNAYLLRGSETALIDTGVSLPRTEEALRKGLADHGVKVADLDHILLTHLHEDHIGLAGSFQQESGAVVHAHPIDAPLISREPEAVDQFREQQRAFFNSWGMPTTAQRELLDFMDHHDELRGEPPTPITHTDGDIITLGDQQLTVVHMPGHTAGHIGFTFETDNGTALFAGDSLLPHYTPNVGGADVRVSDPLESYLTTLYRIRDSGYIRAYPGHRYVIDDPTARAQEIINHHYERSQRIIDILSENSAMDAWTVSAELFGDLEGIHILHGPGEAYAHLNHLTNNNLLTEKEGTYTTKPNAAAHLDDLFDTAEL from the coding sequence GTGAACATTGACGCAGTCCAATTGAGCAATACAGAGTTTGAGGGAAAGAACAATGCTTACCTATTGCGTGGTAGCGAAACCGCCCTTATTGATACAGGCGTCTCATTGCCTCGAACAGAGGAGGCACTTCGAAAGGGACTCGCCGATCACGGTGTAAAAGTGGCCGATCTCGACCACATTCTATTGACACACTTACATGAAGATCATATTGGCCTTGCGGGCTCTTTCCAACAAGAGAGCGGGGCAGTTGTCCATGCTCATCCTATTGATGCGCCACTCATATCACGAGAACCGGAGGCAGTTGACCAATTTCGCGAACAACAGCGTGCATTTTTCAATAGCTGGGGAATGCCAACGACCGCACAGCGCGAGTTGCTTGACTTCATGGACCACCATGATGAACTTCGTGGTGAACCACCTACTCCAATAACACACACTGATGGTGACATTATTACGCTCGGAGATCAGCAGCTTACTGTCGTCCATATGCCTGGACATACAGCTGGTCATATTGGATTTACGTTCGAAACCGATAATGGAACGGCACTGTTTGCTGGTGATTCACTTTTACCACATTATACGCCGAACGTTGGTGGAGCAGATGTGCGCGTTTCAGATCCGCTCGAATCATATCTTACAACACTTTACCGGATTCGAGATAGTGGTTACATACGTGCTTACCCGGGACATCGATACGTCATAGATGATCCCACAGCTCGTGCTCAGGAAATCATCAATCATCATTATGAGCGGAGTCAACGCATTATCGACATCTTATCTGAGAATTCTGCTATGGACGCATGGACAGTTAGTGCAGAGCTATTCGGGGATCTAGAAGGCATTCATATCCTTCATGGTCCGGGTGAGGCGTACGCTCATTTGAACCATCTTACTAATAACAACTTATTGACTGAAAAAGAAGGGACGTATACAACAAAACCAAATGCAGCAGCTCATCTTGACGATCTTTTCGATACTGCTGAATTATAG
- a CDS encoding nucleotidyltransferase domain-containing protein, whose amino-acid sequence MRVELRLPLPDEQIFRYEAMDDILEITAQNPTQEFSNRELQTLTGFGGPSVSKALTLLAALGLVTRRNAGRKTLYQINDDHLQEADDPLLEIPQTTFRQPLERFRDRVTKELSSIAGIVCFGSVARGEADRVSDIDLFVLTDDDNELVATRRTISKIKSDLETQAINGQRYEFETFVESPASARRRGEDLRPIFQEGVELYTTDMLQDVKQGIFGGNE is encoded by the coding sequence ATGCGTGTAGAGTTACGCCTCCCATTGCCAGACGAACAGATATTCAGGTATGAAGCGATGGACGATATCCTCGAAATTACGGCTCAAAACCCGACACAAGAATTCTCGAATCGTGAGTTACAAACACTCACCGGATTCGGCGGTCCAAGCGTTTCGAAGGCACTCACACTGCTTGCCGCACTTGGGTTGGTCACACGCCGGAACGCTGGTCGAAAAACCCTCTACCAAATCAACGATGATCATTTGCAGGAAGCCGACGACCCATTGCTGGAAATTCCCCAGACTACCTTCCGACAACCGCTCGAACGATTCAGAGACCGCGTCACCAAGGAACTCTCATCAATCGCTGGCATTGTTTGCTTTGGCAGCGTTGCACGCGGCGAGGCGGATCGCGTCAGCGATATCGATCTGTTCGTGCTAACAGACGACGACAACGAACTCGTAGCCACACGACGAACAATTTCGAAGATTAAATCGGATCTCGAAACACAGGCGATCAACGGGCAGCGATACGAATTCGAAACCTTCGTCGAATCACCTGCCAGTGCCCGCCGACGAGGCGAAGATCTTCGACCGATCTTCCAAGAAGGAGTCGAACTCTACACAACAGACATGCTCCAGGACGTCAAACAAGGGATCTTCGGAGGGAATGAATGA
- a CDS encoding PIN domain-containing protein, with the protein MYVETDFLTALVKDDDWLQDSALGALEEYDDIHTSILSYAEVLVLFYDHIEAEYEIDAPRAITNLLELVPIVPEIHEDAILAAATYIDEYHMTPFDALHAGLVATKGEQVLSTELDYDTVGLERVPLAPSEVDD; encoded by the coding sequence GTGTACGTTGAGACCGATTTTCTCACCGCCTTAGTGAAAGACGACGACTGGCTCCAAGACTCGGCACTGGGGGCCCTCGAAGAGTACGATGACATCCACACCTCCATTCTTTCGTACGCCGAGGTTCTGGTCCTTTTCTATGACCACATTGAGGCAGAGTATGAGATCGATGCGCCGCGAGCTATTACGAACTTGCTCGAACTGGTTCCTATCGTCCCAGAAATTCACGAAGATGCGATTCTTGCAGCTGCAACGTATATCGACGAGTATCATATGACGCCATTCGATGCTCTCCACGCTGGTCTTGTCGCGACAAAGGGCGAGCAGGTACTCTCAACCGAACTAGATTACGATACTGTTGGTCTTGAACGGGTACCGCTTGCTCCGTCAGAAGTGGATGATTGA
- a CDS encoding AbrB/MazE/SpoVT family DNA-binding domain-containing protein, producing MSEIATDERGRITIPKKTRERFGEHYRLVELENGIKLIPIDDNPLEGLRDAVGDAFADKDAAELKEAARTSATQQINERHRDRSKAEHEQSEE from the coding sequence ATGTCCGAAATAGCTACTGATGAACGCGGTCGTATCACGATACCGAAAAAAACACGCGAACGATTTGGCGAGCATTATCGTCTCGTCGAATTAGAGAACGGGATCAAACTCATTCCGATTGATGACAATCCGCTCGAAGGCCTTCGAGACGCTGTCGGGGATGCGTTTGCTGACAAAGACGCCGCCGAGCTGAAAGAAGCGGCTCGAACGTCTGCGACTCAACAGATCAACGAGCGTCACCGTGATCGCAGCAAGGCAGAACACGAACAGAGTGAGGAATAG